The following proteins are co-located in the Mus pahari chromosome 14, PAHARI_EIJ_v1.1, whole genome shotgun sequence genome:
- the Fbll1 gene encoding rRNA/tRNA 2'-O-methyltransferase fibrillarin-like protein 1, giving the protein MKPAGGRGGWGWGGGKGGGKGGDTGSGTKGGFGARTRGSSGGGRGRGRGGGGGGGGGGGGDRQRRGGPAKNKNRRKKGITVSVEPHRHEGVFIYRGAEDALVTLNMVPGVSVYGEKRVTVMENGEKQEYRTWNPFRSKLAAAILGGVDQIHIKPKSKVLYLGAASGTTVSHVSDIIGPDGLVYAVEFSHRAGRDLVNVAKKRTNIIPVLEDARHPLKYRMLIGMVDVIFADVAQPDQSRIVALNAHTFLRNGGHFLISIKANCIDSTASAEAVFASEVRKLQQENLKPQEQLTLEPYERDHAVVVGVYRPPPKSSSK; this is encoded by the coding sequence ATGAAACCGGCGGGCGGCCGCGgcggctggggctggggtggcgGCAAGGGAGGCGGCAAGGGAGGTGACACGGGCTCAGGGACCAAAGGCGGCTTCGGGGCACGCACGCGCGGCTCCAGCGGCGGCGGTCGGGGCCGGGGacgcggcggcggcgggggcggtGGAGGCGGAGGCGGCGGCGACAGGCAGCGGCGCGGCGGTCCAGCCAAGAACAAGAACCGCCGCAAGAAGGGCATCACCGTGTCGGTGGAGCCTCATCGGCACGAGGGCGTGTTCATCTACCGCGGCGCGGAGGATGCTCTGGTCACGCTGAACATGGTGCCTGGAGTCTCGGTGTACGGCGAGAAGCGCGTCACCGTGATGGAGAACGGGGAGAAACAAGAGTACCGCACGTGGAATCCTTTCCGCTCCAAATTGGCGGCGGCCATCCTGGGCGGCGTGGACCAGATCCACATCAAGCCCAAGTCCAAAGTGTTGTACCTGGGCGCCGCCTCCGGAACCACGGTCTCACACGTCTCCGACATCATCGGCCCCGACGGCCTGGTCTATGCGGTTGAATTCTCCCATCGCGCCGGCCGCGATCTAGTCAACGTGGCCAAGAAGCGCACCAACATCATCCCGGTACTGGAAGATGCCCGGCACCCGCTCAAGTATCGCATGCTCATAGGCATGGTGGACGTGATCTTCGCGGATGTGGCCCAGCCGGATCAGTCGCGCATCGTGGCGCTTAACGCCCACACCTTTCTGCGCAACGGAGGCCACTTTCTCATTTCCATCAAGGCCAACTGCATCGACTCCACAGCGTCTGCGGAGGCCGTGTTTGCTTCTGAGGTGAGGAAGCTGCAACAGGAGAACTTGAAGCCACAGGAGCAGCTGACTCTGGAGCCCTACGAAAGGGATCATGCAGTCGTCGTCGGGGTCTATCGGCCCCCACCCAAGAGCAGCAGCAAGTAG